The Glycine soja cultivar W05 chromosome 8, ASM419377v2, whole genome shotgun sequence genome has a window encoding:
- the LOC114421286 gene encoding uncharacterized protein LOC114421286, translating to MTSQSAKNLLVLLGLGLAGIVLITRKLKKSVRKDLGAFIEKLQLLPPPQPAPPKAPHPLTALTFALSDLFDIEGHVSTFGHPEWARTHEPASSTAPAVSALVEGGATCVATTVLDDLALGIGGENKHYGTPTNPAVPARVPGGSSSGAAVAVAADFVDFALGIDTVGGVRVPAGFCGILGFRPSHGAVSHLGIIPISTSLDTVGWFAKDPNILRRVGHILLQAPFAMQRSPRQIVIADDCFQHINVPLDRSSQVVVKTTEKLFGRQVLKHINLGDYLSSRVPSLKGCSGQKTNGEVKASALKLLANIMQSLQRHEFRLKHDEWMNTVKPELHPGVSAQLHEKFEVSDAEIENSKSVRSEMCAAVNSLLKDEGILVIPTVADPPPKLGGKEILSEDYQSRAFSLLSIASISGCCQVSIPLGFYDKYPVSVSLIARHGGDRFLLDTLQTVYTTLQEQADIASKSKSSGNAVSKEQSAEIAKEKGNQAYKDKQWQKAIGFYTEAIKLCGDNATYYSNRAQAYLGLGSYLQAVEDCTKAISLDKKNVKAYFRRGTAREMLGYYKEAIDDFKHALVLEPTNKRAASAAERLRKLFQ from the exons ATGACGAGTCAATCGGCGAAGAACCTATTGGTTTTGTTGGGGCTGGGTTTAGCTGGAATAGTTCTAATCACCAGAAAGCTCAAGAAGTCTGTCAGAAAGGATTTGGGGGCTTTCATTGAGAAGCTTCAGCTGCTTCCTCCTCCCCAGCCTGCTCCTCCCAAGGCTCCCCATCCCCTCACCGCACTCACCTTCGCACTTTCCGACCT ATTTGACATCGAAGGACACGTGTCGACTTTCGGGCATCCGGAGTGGGCTCGGACTCACGAACCCGCTTCTTCCACTGCTCCTGCTGTTTCCGCTCTCGTCGAAGGAGGTGCTACCTGCGTTGCAACTACCGTTCTCGATGACTTAGCTCTAGG taTTGGCGGTGAAAATAAGCATTATGGAACGCCCACCAACCCTGCTGTTCCTGCTCGAGTACCTGGTGGCTCCTCTAGTGGTGCTGCTGTCGCCGTTGCTGCCGATTTCGTTGACTTTGCACTGG GTATTGATACAGTTGGCGGGGTTAGAGTACCTGCTGGATTTTGTGGCATTCTAGGATTTCGACCTTCACATGGTGCTGTTTCTCATTTGGGAATCATACCTATTTCAACAAGTCTGGACACTGTTG GTTGGTTTGCAAAGGATCCCAATATATTGCGTCGAGTTGGCCATATACTTTTACAAGCACCATTTGCAATGCAACGCAGTCCTCGGCAAATAGTTATAGCTGATGATTGTTTTCAGCATATAAATGTTCCTCTTGACAGGAGTTCTCAAGTGGTGGTCAAAACCACTGAGAAGCTTTTTGGAA GGCAAGTATTGAAGCATATAAATCTTGGGGACTATTTAAGTTCTAGAGTTCCAAGCTTGAAGGGGTGCTCTGGACAGAAAACAAATGGTGAAGTGAAAGCTTCCGCATTAAAATTACTTGCCAACATTATGCAATCCCTACAAAG GCATGAATTCAGACTTAAACATGATGAGTGGATGAACACAGTAAAACCTGAACTTCATCCTGGTGTTTCGGCACAATTGCATGAAAAATTCGAGGTATCTGATGCAGAGATTGAAAACTCTAAATCTGTTAGAAGTGAGATGTGTGCTGCTGTAAATTCACTTTTGAAG GACGAAGGAATTTTGGTTATCCCCACTGTAGCTGATCCTCCTCCAAAATTAGGTGGGAAGGAGATCCTATCAGAGGATTATCAGAGTCGTGCATTTAGTCTGTTAAGTATTGCTAGCATATCAGGTTGTTGTCAG GTCTCAATACCATTAGGATTTTATGACAAGTATCCTGTTTCGGTGTCCTTGATAGCTAGGCATGGTGGTGATCGATTTTTACTTGACACACTACAGACTGTGTATACAACTCTCCAAGAACAGGCTGATATTGCTTCCAAAAGCAAATCATCTGGAAATGCTGTCAGTAAGGAGCAATCTGCTGAAATTGCCAAAGAGAAG GGAAACCAAGCCTATAAAGATAAGCAGTGGCAAAAAGCCATTGGATTTTATACAGAAGCTATCAAACTCTGTGGTGACAATGCAACATATTATAGTAACAGGGCTCAAGCGTATCTAGGACTTGGAAG TTATCTTCAAGCTGTGGAGGATTGTACAAAAGCAATTAGTCTTGACAAAAAG AATGTGAAGGCCTATTTTCGTAGAGGTACAGCTAGAGAGATGCTAGGTTACTACAAGGAAGCAATTGATG ATTTTAAACATGCCCTTGTACTTGAGCCAACCAACAAAAGGGCAGCTTCAGCTGCTGAAAGGTTGAGGAAGCTATTCCAGTAG